Proteins encoded in a region of the Aptenodytes patagonicus chromosome Z, bAptPat1.pri.cur, whole genome shotgun sequence genome:
- the HSD17B3 gene encoding 17-beta-hydroxysteroid dehydrogenase type 3, producing the protein MEAFQHQLLTLTGGLICFCTLVKCIRFMKYIFPHIWSALPQTFFRSMGEWAVVTGAGDGLGKAYSFELAKRGLNIVMISRTLEKLQRVASEVEQATGQKVKVIQADFTKNSVYENIEKSLQGLDIGVLVNNVGMLHNPLPCRFLNGPDIDENLVNCNIISVTKMTKIILKQMEPRQKGLILNMSSGLGTFPCPLYTMYSASKAFISTFSKALQAEYKAKGIIIQVVAPYGVSTPMTMYQKPSLITKTAEEFVSESLDYVTFGDEIFGCLAHEMLACVLQFIPLWVFHSDRLQEAVLHAFTSYLKKRWRNP; encoded by the exons ATGGAAGCGTTCCAGCATCAGCTACTCACTCTTACTGGGGGTCTGATCTGTTTCTGTACTCTGGTAAAATGCATCAgatttatgaaatatattttcccacATATCTGGAGTGCTTTGCCTCAGACTTTCTTTCGATCGATGGGAGAATGGGCAG TGGTCACAGGAGCAGGAGATGGGCTTGGAAAAGCATATTCCTTTGAG CTGGCAAAACGTGGATTAAATATAGTTATGATAAGCAGAACTCTTGAAAAACTGCAGAGAGTAGCCTCTGAAGTTG aGCAGGCCACAGGTCAAAAGGTGAAGGTTATACAAGCTGATTTCACCAAAAATTCAGTGTACGAGAACATCGAAAAAAGTCTGCAAGGCTTGGATATTGGTGTTCTAG TTAACAATGTTGGAATGCTTCATAATCCTCTTCCGTGCCGTTTCCTTAATGGACCAGACATAGATGAG AACCTTGTCAACTGCAATATTATTTCTGTTACAAAG atgacaaaaattattttgaaacaaatggaaccaag acaAAAAGGTCTTATTCTGAATATGTCCTCTGGTCTGGGTACTTTCCCTTGTCCATTGTACACAATGTACTCAGCTTCTAAG gCTTTTATAAGCACTTTCTCCAAAGCACTACAAGCAGAATATAAGGCAAAGGGAATTATTATACAG GTAGTGGCTCCTTACGGTGTTTCTACTCCAATGACAATGTACCAAAAACCTAGTCTTATTACGAAGACGGCAGAAGAGTTTGTTAGTGAATCACTGGATTATGTCACCTTTGGAGATGAGATTTTTGGATGTTTAGCCCATGAAATGCTG GCATGTGTCCTGCAGTTCATCCCTTTATGGGTGTTCCACAGCGACAGACTTCAAGAAGCAGTCCTGCATGCATTTACCAGTTATCTGAAGAAGAGGTGGAGAAACCCCtaa